The following coding sequences lie in one Fibrobacter sp. genomic window:
- a CDS encoding (deoxy)nucleoside triphosphate pyrophosphohydrolase: FPGGKMEPGETPQQALARELKEELTVDVSVEDFICTVEYDYPNFHLTMHCFYCTVIGGELKLLEHEAAKWLEKENIRSVDWLPADIAVVEALEKKQIFSP; this comes from the coding sequence TTCCCCGGCGGCAAAATGGAACCCGGCGAAACTCCGCAGCAAGCTCTCGCTCGCGAACTGAAGGAAGAACTGACCGTAGACGTTTCTGTAGAAGATTTCATCTGCACTGTGGAATACGACTACCCCAACTTCCATCTGACAATGCATTGTTTCTACTGCACCGTTATCGGCGGCGAATTAAAGTTGCTGGAACACGAAGCAGCCAAATGGTTAGAAAAAGAAAATATCCGCTCGGTAGACTGGCTACCCGCGGATATTGCAGTTGTAGAAGCTTTGGAAAAGAAGCAAATATTCTCCCCTTGA